Proteins from a genomic interval of Gluconacetobacter diazotrophicus PA1 5:
- the nifN gene encoding nitrogenase iron-molybdenum cofactor biosynthesis protein NifN, protein MATIVKPRKAASVNPLKSSTPLGAALAYLGIDGAVPLFHGSQGCTSFALVLTVRHYKEAIPLQTTAMDEVATILGAAGNLEEALLNLQRRMKPRFIGIASTALVETRGEDYAGDLKLILQRQPELADTRIVFASTPDYAGALEDGWAAAVSAIIESVVAPWSPTVTSFQQVNVLPGVHQTPADIEALRDLIESFGLYPVILPDLSGSLDGHVAENWCPTTQGGARMEEVAQMARAVHTIAIGEHMRAPADLLGSVTGVPVTLFPTLTGLAANDRLMALLSRLSGRAVPGRYRRQRSQLLDAMLDGHFHFGGKRIAIAADPDLLYGLSAFFAGMGARIVAAVASTSNAPNLDSIPADSVIVGDLTDLEDAVHAAGGADLLVTHSHGRQSADRLGIPLMRVGFPIFDRLGTAHAQTIGYRGTRDLIFRVANLFLGQMHEHTPDDFGHVPSAHTIEEIVHDSASLAAH, encoded by the coding sequence GTGGCCACCATCGTGAAGCCGCGCAAGGCGGCGTCCGTCAATCCGCTGAAATCCTCGACGCCGCTGGGCGCGGCGCTGGCCTATCTGGGTATCGACGGCGCGGTGCCGCTGTTCCATGGCTCGCAGGGCTGCACGTCCTTCGCGCTGGTCCTGACCGTGCGCCATTACAAGGAAGCGATCCCGCTGCAGACCACGGCGATGGACGAGGTCGCGACCATCCTGGGGGCCGCGGGCAATTTGGAAGAGGCACTGCTGAATTTGCAGCGGCGGATGAAGCCGCGCTTCATCGGCATCGCCTCGACCGCACTGGTCGAGACCAGGGGAGAGGATTATGCCGGCGACCTGAAGCTGATCCTCCAGCGGCAGCCCGAACTGGCGGATACACGGATCGTCTTCGCCTCGACCCCGGATTATGCCGGCGCGCTGGAGGACGGCTGGGCGGCCGCCGTCAGCGCGATCATCGAATCGGTCGTGGCCCCGTGGTCGCCGACGGTGACGTCGTTCCAGCAGGTCAACGTCCTGCCGGGCGTGCACCAGACCCCGGCCGACATCGAGGCGCTGCGGGACCTGATCGAAAGCTTCGGCCTGTATCCCGTGATCCTGCCGGACCTGTCCGGATCGCTGGACGGTCATGTGGCCGAGAACTGGTGCCCGACCACGCAGGGCGGCGCGCGGATGGAAGAAGTGGCGCAGATGGCGCGCGCGGTGCACACCATCGCCATCGGCGAGCATATGCGCGCGCCGGCCGACCTGCTGGGCAGCGTAACCGGCGTGCCGGTCACGCTGTTTCCCACCCTGACGGGACTTGCGGCCAACGACCGGCTGATGGCGCTGCTGTCGCGCCTGTCGGGCCGGGCGGTGCCGGGGCGCTATCGCCGCCAGCGCAGCCAGTTGCTGGACGCGATGCTGGACGGTCATTTCCATTTCGGCGGCAAGCGCATCGCGATCGCCGCCGATCCCGATCTTCTGTATGGCCTGTCGGCCTTCTTTGCCGGAATGGGCGCACGGATCGTCGCCGCGGTCGCCTCGACGTCCAATGCGCCGAACCTGGACTCCATTCCCGCGGACAGCGTCATCGTGGGCGACCTGACGGATCTTGAAGACGCGGTCCACGCGGCGGGGGGCGCCGATCTGCTGGTCACCCACAGTCACGGCCGTCAGTCCGCCGACCGCCTGGGCATTCCGCTGATGCGCGTGGGCTTTCCCATTTTCGATCGTCTGGGCACCGCGCACGCGCAGACCATCGGATATCGCGGCACGCGCGACCTGATCTTCCGCGTCGCCAACCTGTTCCTGGGCCAGATGCATGAGCACACGCCGGACGATTTCGGCCACGTGCCGTCCGCCCATACGATCGAGGAGATAGTGCATGACAGCGCGTCGCTTGCAGCTCATTGA
- a CDS encoding HesB/IscA family protein translates to MIEMTPSACEAVRAAIAGAATPVEGIRIMVESGGCSGFKYMMGLVAAPEPSDVVVDIDGVKVFVDAESGPHLQGTKVDFVVTLEQSGFSFDNPNAASKCSCGKSFN, encoded by the coding sequence ATGATTGAGATGACCCCCAGCGCGTGTGAGGCGGTACGCGCGGCCATCGCCGGTGCAGCGACCCCGGTCGAGGGAATCCGGATCATGGTCGAATCCGGTGGATGCTCGGGTTTCAAATACATGATGGGCCTGGTCGCGGCGCCCGAACCCTCGGACGTCGTGGTTGACATCGACGGCGTCAAGGTCTTCGTCGATGCCGAAAGCGGGCCACATCTGCAGGGCACCAAGGTCGATTTCGTGGTGACGCTGGAACAGTCGGGCTTCTCGTTCGACAATCCGAATGCGGCATCGAAATGTTCCTGCGGAAAGTCCTTTAACTGA
- a CDS encoding CCE_0567 family metalloprotein, whose translation MTDIAELKAELKKLSARATKAKMDLHDLSEDLPVNWQAIPDIAAQAHRAFAELTEKRAALAAIEDATKE comes from the coding sequence ATGACGGATATCGCGGAACTGAAGGCGGAACTGAAGAAGCTGTCCGCCCGGGCCACCAAGGCGAAGATGGATCTGCACGATCTGTCCGAGGACCTGCCCGTCAACTGGCAGGCGATTCCCGACATCGCCGCGCAGGCGCATCGGGCCTTTGCCGAACTGACCGAAAAACGCGCGGCGCTGGCCGCGATCGAAGACGCGACGAAGGAATAG
- a CDS encoding nitrogen fixation protein NifQ, whose protein sequence is MRAEDLHAWLVAQGTGTECDRFDVHVLASILAIALIQSRERGLPLPGLVGLGGQDLVALVGAMLPGALSRFQTMADLPAPVPDENESILRDLLRRGTSEGSEWEYGLAAMVARRAMEPHHLWQDLGLRHRRELSWMLERHFEPLARRNTGDMKWKKFFFRLICRDEGYRLCSTPVCDECDDFDACFGAEDGESLLARTAAGRPAA, encoded by the coding sequence ATGCGGGCCGAGGACCTTCACGCCTGGCTGGTGGCCCAGGGCACGGGTACGGAATGCGATCGTTTCGATGTCCACGTCCTGGCCTCCATCCTTGCGATCGCGCTGATTCAGTCGCGTGAACGCGGCCTGCCCCTGCCGGGCCTGGTGGGCCTGGGGGGGCAGGACCTCGTCGCGCTGGTGGGGGCGATGCTTCCGGGCGCGCTGTCGCGTTTTCAGACGATGGCGGACCTGCCGGCGCCGGTCCCCGATGAAAACGAATCCATCCTGCGCGACCTGCTGCGCCGGGGAACGTCGGAAGGCTCGGAGTGGGAATACGGGCTTGCCGCCATGGTCGCGCGCCGGGCCATGGAACCGCATCACCTGTGGCAGGATCTGGGGCTTCGTCACCGGCGCGAACTGTCATGGATGCTGGAACGGCATTTCGAACCCCTGGCCCGCCGCAACACCGGCGACATGAAGTGGAAGAAGTTCTTTTTCCGCCTGATCTGCCGGGACGAGGGCTATCGCCTGTGCTCGACCCCGGTCTGCGACGAATGTGACGATTTCGACGCCTGTTTCGGGGCCGAGGACGGTGAAAGCCTTCTGGCGCGCACGGCCGCCGGGCGTCCCGCCGCCTGA
- a CDS encoding NifX-associated nitrogen fixation protein codes for MSQAGVIDDPMATSFMKALVGRIRAEDMYGAWERKTNEMLLDDYIVSKEERRAMPMISDPDPDTLARVETFFQAVGLAIEQETGLIASPMMKMSHEGFGRVILTTGRLVVFMKTLRDVHRFGFDSLSALAAEGAKAVNAAVAEINRFPEVARA; via the coding sequence ATGTCGCAAGCCGGTGTGATTGACGATCCGATGGCGACCTCGTTCATGAAGGCGCTGGTCGGGCGGATCCGTGCCGAGGACATGTACGGGGCCTGGGAACGCAAGACGAATGAAATGCTCCTTGACGATTATATCGTCAGCAAGGAGGAGCGGCGGGCCATGCCGATGATCAGCGACCCCGATCCCGACACGCTGGCGCGGGTCGAGACGTTCTTCCAGGCCGTCGGCCTCGCCATCGAGCAGGAGACGGGGCTGATCGCCTCGCCGATGATGAAGATGAGCCATGAGGGATTCGGTCGCGTCATCCTGACGACCGGGCGGCTGGTCGTCTTCATGAAGACCCTGCGCGACGTGCATCGCTTCGGTTTCGACAGCCTGTCCGCCCTGGCGGCGGAAGGGGCGAAGGCCGTGAATGCGGCGGTGGCCGAAATCAACCGGTTTCCCGAAGTGGCCCGGGCGTGA
- the nifU gene encoding Fe-S cluster assembly protein NifU — protein MWEYSDKVKDYFFNPKNAGVMEDASGVGEVGAIACGDALKLMIKVDPQDERITEARFQTFGCGSAIASSSALTEIIIGKTLDQALEISNQDIADFLGGLPPEKMHCSVMGYEALRAAVANYRGEVWEDDHEDGALLCRCFGVDEGMVERAIRNNGLTSMEQVAQFTKATGSCGTCVEGVEGVLERTNAAMVAEGLLDPVQAFVPGGAAPVRGRAQKTSPVAPPARTGGKMTTVQKIRAIEEVLEELRPALRNDGGDCELVDVEDNRVMVRLTGACVNCQLAAVTVQGIQGRIAERLGTPVRVIPVQAGQ, from the coding sequence ATGTGGGAATATTCCGATAAGGTAAAGGACTACTTCTTCAATCCCAAGAACGCCGGCGTGATGGAAGACGCCTCCGGCGTGGGCGAGGTCGGCGCGATCGCCTGCGGGGATGCGCTGAAGCTGATGATCAAGGTCGATCCGCAGGATGAACGGATTACCGAGGCCCGGTTCCAGACCTTCGGCTGCGGGTCGGCCATTGCTTCGTCCTCCGCCCTGACCGAGATCATCATCGGCAAGACGCTGGACCAGGCGCTGGAAATCAGCAACCAGGACATCGCCGATTTCCTGGGCGGCCTGCCCCCGGAAAAGATGCACTGTTCCGTCATGGGGTACGAGGCCCTGCGCGCGGCGGTCGCGAACTATCGCGGCGAAGTCTGGGAAGACGATCACGAGGACGGCGCGCTGCTGTGCAGGTGCTTCGGCGTCGACGAGGGCATGGTCGAACGCGCCATCCGCAATAACGGCCTGACCAGCATGGAGCAGGTCGCCCAGTTCACCAAGGCGACCGGCAGTTGCGGCACCTGCGTCGAAGGCGTGGAGGGCGTGCTGGAACGCACCAATGCGGCGATGGTGGCCGAGGGCCTTCTGGACCCGGTGCAGGCTTTCGTGCCCGGCGGTGCCGCGCCCGTCCGGGGTCGCGCGCAGAAGACGTCACCGGTCGCACCCCCGGCGCGTACGGGCGGCAAGATGACCACCGTGCAGAAGATCCGCGCCATCGAAGAGGTGCTGGAGGAGCTTCGCCCGGCGCTGCGCAACGACGGCGGCGACTGCGAACTGGTCGATGTCGAGGACAACCGCGTGATGGTCCGGCTGACCGGGGCCTGCGTGAATTGCCAGCTGGCCGCCGTGACGGTGCAGGGCATCCAGGGACGTATCGCCGAACGGCTGGGCACGCCGGTGCGTGTCATTCCGGTGCAGGCCGGGCAGTGA
- the nifE gene encoding nitrogenase iron-molybdenum cofactor biosynthesis protein NifE translates to MSDALKAKVTELFNEPGCEKNLAKGEKERRKGCSKPLTPGAAAGGCAFDGAKIALQPITDAVHLVHGPLACEGNGWDNRHAASSGPKLYRLGATTDLSQMDIVMGLGEKRLYKAIKDVIARYAPPAVFVYSTCVPALTGDDVVAVCAHASQKLATPCIPVNAPGFVGGKNLGNKLAGEALLDYVIGTMEPEISTPTDINILGEYNLSGELWQILPLFRALGIRVHACVTGDARYREVASAHRSRVNMMVCSTSLINVARKMEERWGIPYFEGSFYGIEDTSAALRAIAGMLVARGAPADLPARAEALIAEEEARAWEAIAPYRARLEGKRVLLYTGGVKSWSIVSALQEIGMVVVGTSVRKSTDNDKQKIKDLMGGDAHMVDAIPPREMYAQLRRGDADILLSGGRTQFVALKARVPWLDINQERHQAYAGYDGMVALVRELDRSLSNPVWADVRRPAPWEEDDADAFLDDAPFLTPLS, encoded by the coding sequence ATGAGCGACGCTTTGAAGGCGAAGGTTACCGAACTGTTCAACGAGCCAGGGTGTGAAAAGAACCTGGCGAAGGGCGAAAAGGAGCGCAGGAAGGGGTGTTCCAAGCCGCTGACGCCCGGTGCGGCGGCGGGGGGGTGCGCGTTTGACGGCGCGAAGATCGCGCTGCAGCCCATTACGGATGCGGTCCATCTGGTCCATGGTCCGCTGGCCTGCGAAGGCAATGGCTGGGACAACCGGCATGCCGCCAGTTCCGGACCGAAACTGTATCGCCTGGGCGCCACGACGGATCTGTCGCAGATGGATATCGTCATGGGGCTGGGCGAAAAGCGGCTGTACAAGGCCATCAAGGACGTCATCGCCCGCTATGCGCCACCCGCGGTCTTCGTCTATTCCACATGCGTTCCGGCGCTGACCGGCGATGATGTCGTCGCGGTCTGCGCCCATGCCAGCCAGAAGCTGGCGACGCCGTGCATCCCGGTCAACGCCCCGGGCTTTGTCGGCGGGAAGAACCTGGGCAACAAGCTGGCGGGCGAGGCGCTGCTGGATTATGTGATCGGGACGATGGAGCCCGAAATCAGCACGCCCACGGATATCAATATTCTTGGCGAATATAATCTTTCGGGCGAATTGTGGCAGATCCTGCCGCTGTTTCGGGCCCTGGGGATTCGGGTCCATGCCTGCGTGACGGGCGATGCCCGCTATCGCGAGGTTGCGTCGGCGCACCGGTCGCGCGTCAACATGATGGTGTGCTCGACCTCGCTGATCAACGTCGCGCGCAAGATGGAAGAACGGTGGGGCATTCCGTACTTTGAAGGATCTTTCTACGGAATCGAGGACACCTCCGCCGCCCTGCGGGCCATCGCCGGGATGCTGGTGGCCCGTGGCGCGCCGGCCGACCTGCCGGCCCGGGCCGAGGCCCTGATCGCGGAGGAGGAAGCCCGCGCCTGGGAGGCCATCGCCCCCTATCGCGCGCGGCTGGAGGGCAAGCGGGTGCTGCTCTATACCGGCGGTGTCAAATCCTGGTCGATCGTTTCCGCCCTGCAGGAGATCGGGATGGTCGTCGTGGGCACGTCGGTCCGGAAATCCACCGATAACGACAAGCAGAAGATCAAGGACCTGATGGGCGGCGACGCCCACATGGTGGACGCCATCCCGCCGCGGGAGATGTACGCCCAGTTGCGGCGCGGCGACGCGGACATCCTGCTGTCCGGCGGACGGACGCAGTTCGTGGCGCTGAAGGCCCGGGTGCCCTGGCTGGATATCAACCAGGAACGGCACCAGGCCTATGCCGGATATGACGGCATGGTGGCGCTGGTGCGTGAACTGGATCGGTCCCTGTCCAACCCGGTCTGGGCGGATGTCCGCCGCCCGGCCCCGTGGGAGGAGGACGATGCCGATGCGTTCCTGGATGACGCGCCGTTCCTGACCCCCTTGTCCTGA
- the nifX gene encoding nitrogen fixation protein NifX, whose protein sequence is MTARRLQLIEPEAGGDGAAAGVVPRLRIAIATQDMKALNAHFGSARRFAVWDVTPDDAHFVEAVGFDDVSDESGAHKVDVDDRIGPKVDALAGCNLLFVLAIGGPAAAKVVGAHIHPVKLPAPQSIASVIERVQTMMKGNPPPWLRKVMGAAVPRSMDFLDEED, encoded by the coding sequence ATGACAGCGCGTCGCTTGCAGCTCATTGAACCGGAAGCCGGCGGGGACGGTGCCGCCGCCGGTGTCGTGCCGCGCCTGCGGATCGCGATCGCGACCCAGGACATGAAGGCGCTGAACGCGCATTTCGGGTCCGCCCGACGCTTCGCGGTCTGGGACGTGACGCCGGACGATGCCCATTTTGTCGAGGCGGTGGGGTTCGACGACGTCTCGGACGAATCCGGCGCGCACAAGGTGGACGTCGACGACAGGATCGGCCCCAAGGTCGATGCCCTGGCGGGATGCAACCTGCTGTTCGTCCTGGCCATTGGCGGTCCGGCGGCGGCGAAGGTGGTCGGCGCGCATATCCACCCGGTCAAGCTGCCCGCGCCGCAGAGCATCGCGTCGGTGATCGAACGCGTCCAGACGATGATGAAGGGCAACCCGCCGCCCTGGCTGCGCAAGGTGATGGGGGCGGCCGTACCCCGTTCGATGGATTTTCTGGATGAGGAGGACTGA
- the fdxB gene encoding ferredoxin III, nif-specific: MGSVTRDGRPWQPEYLLAIDPALCIGCGRCFKVCGRGVMTLRGLTDEGELVDDDDDGDDDVERRVMALVDAGACIGCGACARVCPTNCQAHGAG; this comes from the coding sequence ATGGGAAGTGTCACACGCGACGGCCGGCCGTGGCAGCCGGAATACCTGCTCGCGATCGATCCGGCGCTGTGCATCGGCTGCGGCCGGTGCTTCAAGGTCTGCGGCCGGGGCGTCATGACCCTGCGCGGCCTGACCGACGAAGGGGAACTGGTCGACGACGATGACGACGGCGATGACGACGTGGAACGTCGGGTGATGGCCCTGGTCGACGCGGGGGCGTGTATCGGCTGCGGTGCCTGCGCGCGGGTCTGCCCCACCAACTGCCAGGCGCACGGCGCGGGCTGA
- the nifK gene encoding nitrogenase molybdenum-iron protein subunit beta, which yields MPQNVDKILDHAPLFREPEYQEMLAGKAKLENMPPADKVVEIADWTKSWEYREKNFARESLSVNPAKACQPLGAVFVASGFERTMSFVHGSQGCVAYYRSHLSRHFKEPSSAVSSSMTEDAAVFGGLNNMVDGLANTYKLYDPKMIAVSTTCMAEVIGDDLHAFIQTAKGKGSVPEEFDVPFAHTPAFVGSHVTGYDNMLKGILEHFWKGRTPVPNRSVNIIPGFDGFAVGNNRELKRILGMMGVQYTILSDVSDQFDTPSDGEYRMYDGGTKIEAARDAVNADYTISLQEYCTPKTLEYCQSFGQKTASFHYPLGIGATDDLLQKLSEISGKPVPQELEMERGRLVDALADSQAYLHGKTYAIYGDPDFVYGMARFILETGGEPKHCLATNGSKAWEAQMQELFDSSPFGVGCKAWGGKDLWHMRSLLATEKVDLLIGNSYGKYLERDTDTPLIRLMFPIFDRHHHHRFPVWGYQGALRVLVTLLDKIFDKLDDDTIQAGVTDYSFDLTR from the coding sequence ATGCCTCAAAATGTCGATAAGATTCTCGATCACGCACCGTTGTTCCGCGAACCGGAATATCAGGAGATGCTGGCCGGGAAAGCGAAGCTGGAGAACATGCCTCCGGCGGACAAGGTCGTCGAGATCGCCGACTGGACCAAGAGCTGGGAGTACCGCGAGAAAAATTTCGCGCGCGAATCCCTGTCGGTCAATCCGGCCAAGGCCTGCCAGCCGCTGGGCGCCGTCTTCGTGGCCTCGGGTTTCGAGCGCACCATGAGCTTCGTGCACGGCTCGCAGGGATGCGTCGCGTACTATCGTTCGCATCTCTCCCGCCATTTCAAGGAGCCGTCATCGGCCGTGTCGTCGTCCATGACGGAAGACGCGGCGGTGTTCGGCGGCCTGAACAACATGGTGGACGGGCTGGCGAATACCTACAAGCTGTATGACCCGAAGATGATCGCGGTGTCGACGACCTGCATGGCGGAGGTCATCGGCGACGATCTGCACGCCTTCATCCAGACGGCCAAGGGCAAGGGGTCCGTCCCCGAGGAATTTGACGTTCCGTTCGCCCATACCCCGGCCTTCGTCGGCAGCCACGTGACGGGCTACGACAACATGCTCAAGGGTATCCTGGAGCATTTCTGGAAGGGCAGGACGCCGGTCCCCAACCGTTCGGTCAACATCATCCCCGGGTTCGACGGTTTCGCGGTCGGCAACAATCGCGAGCTGAAGCGCATCCTGGGCATGATGGGCGTGCAGTACACGATCCTGTCCGACGTGTCGGATCAGTTCGATACGCCGTCGGATGGCGAGTACCGCATGTATGACGGCGGCACGAAGATCGAGGCCGCGCGTGATGCGGTGAACGCCGATTACACGATTTCGCTTCAGGAATACTGCACGCCGAAGACGCTGGAATATTGCCAGAGCTTCGGGCAGAAGACCGCGTCCTTCCATTACCCGCTGGGCATCGGGGCGACGGACGACCTGCTGCAGAAACTGTCGGAGATTTCGGGCAAGCCGGTTCCGCAGGAACTGGAAATGGAGCGTGGCCGCCTGGTCGACGCGCTGGCCGACAGCCAGGCCTACCTGCATGGCAAGACGTACGCGATCTACGGCGATCCCGATTTCGTCTATGGCATGGCGCGCTTCATCCTGGAAACCGGGGGCGAGCCGAAGCACTGCCTGGCGACCAACGGCAGCAAGGCGTGGGAAGCGCAGATGCAGGAACTGTTCGACAGTTCCCCGTTCGGCGTCGGGTGCAAGGCGTGGGGCGGCAAGGATCTGTGGCATATGCGGTCCCTGCTGGCGACGGAAAAGGTCGACCTGTTGATCGGCAATTCGTATGGCAAGTATCTGGAACGCGATACGGACACGCCGCTGATCCGTCTGATGTTCCCGATCTTCGACCGGCATCATCACCATCGTTTCCCGGTCTGGGGATATCAGGGCGCCCTGCGCGTTCTGGTGACGTTGCTGGACAAGATCTTCGACAAGCTTGACGACGATACGATCCAGGCGGGCGTCACCGATTATTCCTTTGACCTGACGCGCTGA